A region of Alteromonadaceae bacterium 2753L.S.0a.02 DNA encodes the following proteins:
- a CDS encoding putative acetyltransferase: MLLDEFMARNRPNSNISLILLSDIIVRRATQIKFAMKIDRISHASSSVLRLLAELNDYTNGLYPSEFNELDSFAALQLSHVLFLGATVNNQLIGCGAAKNMGGYVELKRLYVSPEGRGKGVATILLQNLENHVITLGFDRVFLETGIYQHEAMALYRLRGYTQCEPFGAYSANPYSVFYVKGF, from the coding sequence ATGCTTCTAGACGAATTTATGGCAAGGAACAGGCCAAATTCAAACATTAGTTTGATTTTATTGAGTGATATCATTGTGAGACGAGCCACTCAGATAAAATTTGCAATGAAAATAGATAGAATTTCGCATGCCAGCTCTTCAGTGTTAAGGCTACTGGCCGAGTTGAATGATTACACCAACGGACTGTATCCATCTGAATTTAATGAGCTGGATTCTTTTGCTGCCTTGCAATTGAGTCATGTCCTTTTTTTAGGGGCCACAGTGAATAATCAACTGATTGGCTGCGGAGCTGCGAAAAATATGGGAGGTTACGTGGAATTAAAAAGATTGTATGTTAGTCCGGAGGGGAGAGGGAAGGGGGTAGCTACAATTTTATTACAAAATTTAGAAAATCATGTTATTACCCTGGGTTTTGATAGAGTTTTTTTAGAAACCGGAATTTACCAACATGAAGCTATGGCGCTTTATCGTTTGCGGGGCTACACGCAGTGCGAGCCATTCGGCGCATACAGCGCCAATCCCTACAGCGTATTTTATGTTAAGGGCTTTTAG
- a CDS encoding oligopeptide transport system substrate-binding protein, producing the protein MLKQIGLLAIAGMLVLSACSKKQQTNVEYGNQNQILFIANGDEPQALDPHITTGAPDFHVISSLFEGLISLDPKTLAVEPGAAASWDISEDQLTYTFHLQPQGKWSNGDPVTAQDFVYSWQRALSPALGNQYAYMMYYIENAEAFGKGEMTDFSQVGVKALDANTLQVKLNNPTPYFLQVLDHHTYYPVHPATIEKFGKMTDRVSPWTLPGNIVSNYAFKLKRWEINKVIEVEKNENYWDADVVKLKGIQFFPITQQQVEERAFRSGQVHLTYTPQLAIEKIATYEKENPEVLKKVLVYSNYFYIFNTTRKPFDDVRVRKALAYAVDREALVKRVTKGGEIPAYHFVPPDPAGHSPKSYFTYDVEKARALLAEAGFPNGEGFPAFDILFNTHDNHRKIALAIQQMWRDKLNIQANLMNQEWKVYLNTQQNLHYDVSRKAWIADYLDPSNFYELLLSYGGNNDTGWKNTEYDKLVEGAQREQDPQKRFELFEQANKIIADEMPVAPLYFMSDINLVRTNVKNWYQNVLHRHPYKTVYLETKAE; encoded by the coding sequence ATGTTAAAACAAATCGGCCTGCTGGCAATAGCAGGCATGTTGGTGTTATCTGCATGCAGTAAAAAGCAACAAACCAATGTCGAGTATGGCAACCAAAATCAGATACTATTTATCGCCAATGGCGATGAACCGCAAGCACTGGACCCCCACATTACCACGGGGGCTCCCGACTTCCATGTGATTTCGTCGTTATTTGAAGGCTTGATTTCTTTAGATCCGAAAACACTCGCAGTAGAGCCTGGCGCCGCAGCCAGTTGGGACATTTCAGAAGATCAACTCACCTACACTTTTCATTTACAACCCCAAGGCAAGTGGTCAAATGGTGACCCAGTAACAGCCCAGGATTTCGTGTACTCCTGGCAACGCGCATTGTCGCCAGCACTGGGTAATCAATACGCCTACATGATGTACTACATCGAAAATGCCGAAGCCTTTGGCAAAGGCGAAATGACTGATTTCTCTCAAGTGGGAGTAAAAGCACTCGATGCGAATACATTGCAGGTGAAGCTGAACAACCCAACGCCCTACTTCCTACAGGTGCTTGACCACCACACTTATTATCCCGTGCACCCCGCCACAATCGAAAAATTTGGAAAAATGACCGACAGGGTATCTCCCTGGACGCTTCCAGGAAACATAGTTTCCAACTATGCATTCAAATTAAAACGCTGGGAAATAAACAAAGTTATCGAAGTTGAAAAAAATGAAAATTATTGGGATGCCGACGTCGTAAAACTTAAGGGCATACAGTTTTTCCCCATCACCCAACAACAAGTCGAGGAACGCGCCTTCCGAAGTGGCCAGGTACACTTAACCTACACACCTCAGCTCGCGATTGAAAAAATCGCCACCTACGAAAAAGAAAACCCGGAAGTCTTGAAGAAGGTGCTGGTATATTCCAATTATTTTTATATTTTTAACACCACCCGCAAGCCCTTTGACGATGTTCGTGTACGTAAAGCCCTGGCTTATGCTGTCGATCGAGAAGCTCTGGTGAAACGCGTTACAAAAGGTGGTGAAATACCGGCGTACCACTTCGTACCACCCGACCCGGCAGGCCACAGCCCCAAAAGTTATTTCACCTATGATGTCGAAAAAGCCCGGGCACTTTTAGCCGAAGCGGGGTTCCCCAACGGTGAAGGGTTTCCCGCGTTCGATATTTTATTTAACACCCACGATAACCATCGCAAAATTGCACTTGCCATTCAGCAAATGTGGCGAGACAAGCTAAACATTCAAGCCAATTTAATGAACCAGGAATGGAAGGTTTACCTTAACACGCAACAAAACCTGCATTACGATGTTTCCCGCAAGGCCTGGATTGCAGATTATCTCGACCCCAGTAACTTTTATGAGTTGTTGCTTTCCTACGGCGGAAATAATGATACCGGCTGGAAGAATACGGAATACGACAAACTGGTGGAAGGCGCGCAACGGGAACAAGACCCACAAAAACGTTTCGAACTTTTTGAACAAGCCAATAAAATTATTGCTGACGAAATGCCGGTTGCACCGCTGTATTTTATGTCCGATATCAACCTGGTACGAACTAATGTAAAAAACTGGTATCAGAACGTATTGCATCGCCACCCCTATAAAACTGTCTATCTCGAAACAAAAGCAGAATAA
- a CDS encoding oligopeptide transport system permease protein: MIFKATASEANLENYEAGRSLSQDAFVRLKKNKLAMAGLVFLCIIVLLALLTPFIAPYSYEAQNLDLGATPPSWQHWMGTDIFGRDQLTRILFGSRVSLMVGFVATAVALLIGVLWGTIAGYSGGKVDAWMMRFVDVLYALPFTIFIILLTVVFGRSIFLLFLAIGAVEWLTMARIVRGQVMALKHQEFVEAAVSMGLNRWQIMTRHLIPNILGPVIVYTTLTIPGVILLESFLSFLGLGIQPPHSSWGSLISYGVETIEEYPWLIIYPSLFLSFTLFALNFLGDGLRDAFDPRTSKD; the protein is encoded by the coding sequence ATGATATTTAAAGCTACTGCTAGTGAAGCAAATCTCGAAAACTACGAAGCCGGGCGATCACTTTCTCAAGATGCGTTTGTGCGACTTAAGAAAAACAAATTGGCCATGGCCGGCTTGGTGTTTCTGTGCATTATTGTACTGTTAGCTTTGCTCACACCTTTTATCGCCCCCTACTCTTACGAAGCACAAAATCTGGATTTGGGTGCAACGCCGCCTTCGTGGCAGCACTGGATGGGCACTGATATTTTCGGCCGCGACCAACTCACCCGTATCCTATTCGGCAGTCGTGTTTCGTTAATGGTTGGATTTGTCGCTACCGCGGTGGCGTTGCTGATTGGCGTGTTATGGGGGACTATCGCCGGTTATTCGGGAGGCAAGGTAGATGCCTGGATGATGCGCTTTGTCGACGTACTCTACGCCCTGCCTTTCACTATTTTTATTATTTTGTTAACCGTCGTATTTGGTCGCAGTATTTTCCTGTTGTTTCTAGCAATAGGAGCCGTTGAATGGCTCACCATGGCGCGTATCGTACGCGGCCAGGTTATGGCCTTAAAACATCAGGAATTTGTGGAGGCTGCAGTATCCATGGGGCTGAATCGCTGGCAAATTATGACGCGGCATTTAATACCTAACATTCTCGGGCCGGTTATTGTTTACACAACACTCACAATTCCCGGCGTGATTTTATTAGAGTCGTTTCTAAGTTTTCTGGGCTTGGGTATACAACCACCGCACAGTTCCTGGGGTTCGTTGATTTCATACGGTGTAGAAACCATCGAAGAATATCCCTGGCTCATTATCTACCCCAGTTTGTTTTTGTCTTTCACACTGTTCGCGCTTAACTTTCTCGGTGATGGTTTACGCGACGCCTTCGACCCACGTACCTCAAAAGATTAA
- a CDS encoding oligopeptide transport system substrate-binding protein — MLTTRRSICSFTLAFLLALTGCTDKPANTQPDPEQTLRIAIGAAPQSLDPHLVAGVPAMKILAALFEPLLVMNPITTEPEPGVAESWEISADGKHYTFQLRDSAKWSDGSPVTAKDFVFGWKRILSPGISSNYALDYYVIEGAPRYHQGKTRDFGTVGVKATGEHQLEFFLQYPDPLFLKRLTHESTLPVQEAAITKFAAYDDPVSEWTRPPNLISNGPFYLTEWRLNQKIVALKNPYYWRADEVKLEKIIFIPAEDTAATERMFRSGQIDMDYGGQIPSEKIATYQKEAPDKLVIKPGYASYYYDFNTQRTPFNNVNVRRAFVYAIDRQKIVERISKAGQIASVNLAPRGENFSPNSPISFDPEKARQFLAAAGYPNGEGFPPVTLKYNTYEGHRKVSIALQQMWKEYLGIEVALENQEWKVFLNTRRNHDFDICRDGASSTFADPMDLLAPFSTGHEMNSPDWQNPAFDELVTSAKKELNTEKRMAILEQAEEILLDQVPVIPIYYYSYSYLISPAVKGMHFGRVEKPDYKTIYIDRSAQGQ, encoded by the coding sequence ATGCTAACAACGCGCCGATCGATCTGTTCGTTTACGCTTGCCTTTCTTTTAGCCCTCACCGGGTGCACCGACAAACCCGCAAACACGCAACCCGACCCCGAACAAACATTGCGCATTGCCATTGGTGCCGCACCACAATCGCTCGATCCCCACCTGGTTGCAGGGGTGCCGGCGATGAAAATACTGGCCGCGCTGTTTGAGCCGCTGCTGGTAATGAACCCCATTACAACTGAACCAGAACCCGGAGTAGCGGAAAGCTGGGAGATCAGTGCAGACGGCAAACACTACACCTTCCAACTGCGCGACTCGGCAAAATGGTCGGACGGCTCTCCGGTTACCGCCAAAGATTTCGTATTTGGTTGGAAGCGTATTCTATCCCCGGGGATTTCCAGTAATTACGCACTGGATTATTACGTGATCGAAGGTGCGCCGCGTTATCATCAGGGTAAGACTCGTGATTTTGGAACCGTCGGTGTTAAAGCAACCGGCGAACATCAACTCGAATTCTTCCTACAATACCCCGACCCCTTATTTTTAAAACGACTCACACACGAAAGCACGCTCCCCGTTCAGGAAGCTGCCATCACCAAATTCGCAGCCTATGATGACCCGGTAAGCGAATGGACCCGCCCCCCCAATCTCATCAGTAATGGGCCTTTTTACCTCACGGAATGGCGCCTTAACCAAAAGATCGTCGCCTTGAAAAACCCCTATTATTGGCGCGCCGACGAGGTAAAATTAGAGAAAATTATATTCATACCCGCCGAGGACACTGCCGCGACTGAACGTATGTTTCGCTCCGGACAAATTGACATGGACTATGGTGGCCAAATACCCAGTGAAAAAATTGCCACCTACCAGAAAGAAGCTCCCGACAAGCTGGTGATAAAGCCAGGTTATGCCAGCTATTATTATGACTTCAACACTCAAAGAACGCCCTTTAACAATGTGAACGTACGACGTGCATTCGTCTATGCGATCGACCGTCAGAAAATTGTTGAACGTATTAGCAAAGCCGGCCAGATTGCTTCCGTAAACCTGGCACCACGCGGTGAAAACTTTTCTCCCAACTCTCCCATTTCATTTGACCCAGAAAAAGCCCGGCAATTTCTCGCTGCGGCCGGTTACCCCAACGGTGAAGGCTTCCCGCCGGTCACCCTCAAATACAATACTTATGAGGGGCACCGCAAAGTGTCCATAGCGCTGCAGCAGATGTGGAAGGAATACCTCGGCATTGAAGTTGCTTTAGAAAACCAGGAATGGAAAGTATTTTTAAATACTCGTCGCAATCACGATTTCGACATTTGCCGCGACGGGGCCTCGAGCACATTTGCCGACCCCATGGATTTGTTGGCCCCATTTAGCACGGGTCATGAAATGAACTCCCCCGATTGGCAAAATCCAGCGTTTGATGAGCTTGTAACTTCGGCAAAAAAAGAATTGAATACTGAAAAACGCATGGCGATTTTGGAACAGGCCGAAGAAATTCTTCTCGATCAGGTACCGGTGATCCCAATTTATTACTACTCCTACAGTTACCTTATTTCTCCGGCAGTGAAAGGCATGCATTTTGGTCGCGTTGAGAAACCCGATTATAAAACCATCTACATAGACCGTTCGGCACAAGGGCAATAA
- a CDS encoding oligopeptide transport system permease protein, giving the protein MLKYIFFRLLAAIPVLFFVVLITFILVRMAPGGPFDEERAVPPQVLENLNKRYKLNDPIAVQFGDYLFNLLKGDFGPSYKYPSRTVTELIATGLPTTVELGLYALCFAALLGMISGVFAGLKPNTWQDYTFMSVAMIGICLPSFVLGPLLILLFGIQLEWLPVSGWGVSQGDKILPAITLGAAYAAYVARLTRGGMLEVMSQDYIRTARAKGVSNINVVVHHALRGALMPVIAFAGPAAAGLLSGSFVVETIYQIPGLGRFYLQAAFNRDYTMILGTTIFFASLIIFFNFIADILQAWMNPKLRQSLSK; this is encoded by the coding sequence GTGCTCAAATACATATTTTTTCGGCTTCTGGCCGCAATACCCGTGTTGTTTTTTGTTGTACTTATCACCTTTATATTGGTGCGGATGGCGCCTGGTGGCCCCTTTGATGAAGAGCGCGCGGTTCCGCCACAGGTTCTCGAAAACCTCAACAAACGCTATAAACTCAATGACCCTATCGCTGTGCAATTCGGCGATTATCTTTTTAACCTGCTTAAGGGAGACTTCGGGCCTTCTTATAAATACCCCAGCCGTACAGTTACGGAGCTGATTGCCACCGGTTTACCGACAACCGTTGAGTTGGGTTTGTATGCGTTGTGTTTTGCGGCCTTGTTGGGCATGATTTCAGGGGTTTTTGCCGGACTTAAGCCCAATACCTGGCAAGACTACACATTCATGTCGGTGGCAATGATTGGTATCTGCCTGCCGTCCTTCGTTCTCGGGCCCTTGTTGATTTTATTATTTGGCATTCAATTGGAATGGTTACCGGTCTCTGGCTGGGGGGTATCACAGGGCGATAAAATATTACCCGCCATTACTTTAGGTGCGGCCTATGCCGCTTACGTAGCACGTTTAACCCGTGGCGGCATGCTGGAAGTCATGTCGCAAGATTACATACGCACAGCGCGCGCTAAAGGCGTTTCCAATATCAATGTAGTAGTCCACCACGCCCTGCGAGGTGCGCTAATGCCCGTTATTGCGTTTGCCGGGCCAGCTGCAGCAGGTTTGCTCTCTGGCTCTTTTGTGGTCGAAACCATTTACCAGATCCCCGGTTTAGGGCGCTTCTATCTTCAGGCCGCGTTCAACCGTGATTACACCATGATATTGGGCACCACCATTTTCTTCGCATCCCTCATTATTTTCTTTAATTTTATCGCCGATATTCTGCAGGCTTGGATGAATCCCAAATTGCGCCAGTCGCTGAGTAAATAA
- a CDS encoding glutathione transport system ATP-binding protein/oligopeptide transport system ATP-binding protein has protein sequence MSLLTVNNLTTNFYTREGVTNAVKDVSFTLDPGKILGIVGESGSGKSVCCYSMLGLIPTPPGKIESGSAIFENQDLLKLSEKQLRDIRGRKISMIFQDPMTSLNPYMTIGQQLIEAYRLHFKSSKKEARAKALKALQEVGIVNAEQRLDAYPHEFSGGMRQRVMIAMALITEPKLLIADEPTTALDVTIQAQILELIKKLQASHNLAVVFITHDLAVISQLADDIIVMKDGEVVESGTAHAVFSEQKHPYTRKLVAAVPDSAKPVPPQTVPDEPPLVKVSNLNKTFISHSGGLFGRKHEPFKAVDNVSLEIKRGEILGLVGESGSGKSTLGRSIIRLLESDSDGITIDSLAVDKLNTQQLRLARSNFQIIFQDPFASLNPRYTVFDTLAEPLLKHKIATPKNLVQKINELLDDVGLERKHIRKYPHEFSGGQRQRIAIARALAPEPKFLIADEPVSALDVTIQAQILELILELTRKRGLTMLFISHDLAVVRYLCDRVMVMNRGKIVEQGDTEFLFNEPQQEYTKQLLSAIPRFAS, from the coding sequence ATGAGTTTATTAACGGTTAATAACCTTACCACCAACTTTTATACCCGTGAGGGTGTAACAAACGCGGTCAAAGATGTTAGTTTTACCTTAGACCCAGGAAAAATCTTGGGCATTGTGGGCGAATCCGGTTCCGGCAAATCGGTGTGCTGTTACAGCATGCTTGGCTTGATACCAACGCCACCTGGCAAAATCGAATCAGGGTCTGCGATTTTTGAAAACCAGGACCTCCTGAAACTCTCAGAAAAACAATTGCGAGATATCCGCGGGCGTAAAATCAGTATGATTTTCCAAGACCCAATGACCTCGTTAAATCCCTATATGACCATCGGGCAACAATTGATCGAAGCCTACCGACTGCATTTCAAAAGTAGTAAAAAAGAAGCCAGAGCCAAGGCACTCAAGGCATTGCAAGAAGTCGGAATCGTTAACGCAGAACAGCGTCTTGATGCCTATCCACATGAATTCTCTGGCGGTATGCGGCAACGGGTAATGATAGCCATGGCGCTTATTACAGAACCCAAGCTATTAATAGCTGATGAACCAACAACAGCGCTGGACGTTACCATTCAGGCGCAGATACTGGAACTTATTAAAAAGTTACAGGCCAGCCATAATCTCGCCGTGGTATTCATCACCCATGACCTGGCTGTTATTTCACAACTGGCAGACGATATTATCGTTATGAAAGATGGCGAAGTTGTGGAATCCGGTACTGCCCATGCCGTATTTAGTGAACAAAAACATCCCTACACCCGTAAATTGGTTGCAGCGGTACCAGATAGCGCCAAGCCGGTACCACCACAAACAGTGCCCGATGAGCCACCCCTCGTTAAAGTTTCCAACCTTAATAAAACCTTTATTAGCCATTCCGGCGGTTTGTTTGGCCGAAAACACGAGCCTTTTAAAGCGGTCGATAATGTGAGCCTTGAAATCAAGCGTGGCGAAATTCTGGGCTTGGTCGGAGAATCCGGCTCGGGTAAGTCCACCCTGGGGCGCAGCATAATTCGTTTACTGGAAAGCGATTCTGATGGCATTACCATCGATTCATTAGCTGTGGACAAGTTGAATACTCAGCAGTTGCGTTTAGCAAGAAGCAATTTCCAGATTATTTTTCAAGACCCGTTCGCTTCGCTGAACCCACGTTACACCGTTTTCGACACATTAGCCGAACCTCTGTTAAAACATAAAATCGCCACACCCAAAAACCTGGTGCAGAAAATTAATGAATTACTGGATGATGTTGGGCTGGAGCGCAAGCACATTCGCAAATACCCGCACGAATTCTCCGGTGGACAACGCCAACGTATCGCCATAGCCCGCGCTTTGGCGCCTGAACCAAAGTTTCTTATCGCTGACGAGCCAGTTTCGGCATTGGATGTCACCATCCAGGCGCAAATCCTTGAATTAATTCTTGAGCTTACCCGTAAACGGGGTCTCACTATGCTATTTATTTCACATGACCTCGCCGTAGTTCGATATCTCTGCGATCGCGTGATGGTTATGAACAGAGGTAAAATCGTAGAACAAGGTGATACAGAATTTTTATTCAATGAGCCGCAACAGGAATACACAAAACAATTACTGAGTGCAATTCCACGATTTGCGAGCTAA
- a CDS encoding oligopeptide transport system substrate-binding protein: MKSTSLSYPFSAAIDRLFTCLRLLFSAILLIACSPSQELDVAWGNRASVLLIGNGDEPQSLDPQMAVGSNDFNIITALFEGLTDLHPETLDVVPGVAESWKVSRDGMRYSFYLRNDAKWSNGEPVTSKDFLFAWERALNPKTASSNAPLFFSIKNAEAYNTGVLTEFSDVGVRALPSRLEVTLESPISYFLAQLSHPVFFPLHKDVIDQHSDDWTRPGNLIGNGAFTLKEWKLNKWVSVKANPHYWDKQNVHLNGIMFFPIEDRFSEERAFRAGNIHLTCTPQMAIEKIQEYQRTNPELLQQTPVYASYYYDINTARKPFNDARVRRALAMAINRKQLVEKVTRGGEIPAGTFVPADPHIFQARHRLRFDPENARKLLTEAGYPNGENFPVFELLINNGEIHRKVATAVQQMWWQHLHIKVELRNMEWKTFINAQNNKDYTVSRAGWIADFVHPNTFFETLLSNSSNNDTNWSHSGYDTLVNLVRRSSSDAQASELLEKANRILLSEVPVIPLFYPSDNNLVQRSVKGWYPNLLHRHPYKGVYLSSDD, from the coding sequence ATGAAGTCCACTTCGCTCAGCTACCCCTTCAGCGCCGCAATAGACCGTTTATTTACGTGTCTACGTCTGCTTTTCAGCGCGATCTTGTTGATCGCTTGCAGTCCTTCCCAGGAACTCGATGTCGCCTGGGGCAATCGTGCTTCTGTTCTGCTAATCGGTAATGGCGACGAACCACAGTCACTCGACCCACAGATGGCGGTAGGAAGTAACGACTTTAATATCATCACAGCATTATTTGAGGGGCTCACAGATCTGCATCCCGAAACCCTGGATGTTGTTCCGGGTGTCGCTGAAAGCTGGAAGGTTTCACGAGATGGTATGCGCTACAGTTTTTATCTACGCAATGATGCAAAGTGGTCAAATGGTGAGCCTGTTACCAGCAAAGACTTTTTGTTTGCCTGGGAACGCGCACTCAATCCAAAAACCGCAAGCTCCAACGCTCCTCTATTCTTCTCGATAAAAAATGCTGAGGCCTATAATACGGGTGTGCTCACAGAATTTTCAGACGTTGGGGTGCGTGCCTTACCCTCCCGCCTTGAAGTTACTTTGGAATCGCCAATATCTTACTTTCTTGCTCAGCTCAGCCACCCCGTTTTTTTTCCACTGCATAAAGATGTCATTGATCAGCATAGCGATGACTGGACGAGGCCAGGAAATCTTATCGGCAATGGCGCATTTACCTTAAAGGAATGGAAACTGAATAAGTGGGTTAGCGTAAAAGCCAATCCGCATTATTGGGACAAACAAAATGTTCATCTCAATGGCATCATGTTTTTCCCCATCGAAGACAGATTTTCAGAAGAACGCGCATTTCGCGCCGGCAATATCCACCTTACCTGCACTCCCCAGATGGCCATCGAGAAAATACAGGAGTATCAGCGTACAAACCCCGAACTGCTACAACAAACTCCGGTATACGCCAGCTATTACTACGACATTAACACCGCGCGCAAACCCTTTAACGATGCACGAGTGAGGCGCGCCCTGGCAATGGCGATAAATAGAAAGCAACTGGTTGAGAAAGTTACCCGTGGTGGAGAAATTCCCGCCGGCACCTTTGTGCCCGCAGACCCGCACATTTTTCAGGCGCGGCACAGGCTAAGATTTGACCCGGAGAATGCCCGAAAACTGCTCACAGAAGCGGGCTACCCGAATGGGGAGAACTTTCCTGTGTTCGAGCTGCTGATCAATAACGGCGAAATACATCGTAAAGTCGCAACCGCGGTTCAACAAATGTGGTGGCAACATTTGCACATTAAAGTCGAGCTCAGAAATATGGAGTGGAAAACTTTTATAAACGCTCAAAACAACAAAGATTACACAGTCTCGCGTGCAGGCTGGATAGCCGACTTCGTGCATCCCAACACTTTTTTCGAAACCCTGCTTTCGAACAGCAGCAACAACGACACCAATTGGTCGCACAGTGGCTACGATACCCTCGTAAACCTCGTACGCCGGTCGAGCAGCGACGCACAGGCGAGCGAACTATTGGAAAAAGCCAATCGCATACTCTTAAGTGAGGTTCCGGTTATTCCTTTGTTTTACCCTTCGGACAATAATTTGGTGCAACGCTCTGTAAAAGGCTGGTACCCCAATCTGTTACACCGGCACCCTTACAAAGGTGTTTATTTGTCATCCGACGACTAG
- a CDS encoding HD-like signal output (HDOD) protein, translated as MTKGLKAWTDRLRKQEMPVLGDVIAELNKITGSDDADVNQLAEVILRDPNLTSQVLRIANSVFYNYNKVQINTVSRAIVLIGLKGVRAICISLLVMESLLGDNPQERLLKLVAQGFHAATQARNLVETVDEKAAEEAFIAGLLFNLGEMAFWASEAANADHPGLFSDNAQERRAAMEDVLGTSFKSITRELAKHWKLGETLEQALYPKSERSQKVNAVIVGERLSRAALYGWSSPQVKKVLREVMEYTGQDAEHALLMVKEGADQAAEVALSYGVSEACPLIPTSQKLSAESPREPPSKMLKGDAMVQLNILRDLSTATVDKVDVNTIFQMVLEGMHRGIGLERVAFAFIDKHKLKARYVLGESTEQWRSNFLIDIGPYSDNVFTQAIETGGCHWYTAETIAAKPQLYNTEISRIIGKFPSMVGVLQVDNRKVGLFYADRWTFGGKISEDQFESFKHFNSQAQVSLNILKSKH; from the coding sequence ATGACAAAGGGGCTTAAAGCATGGACAGATCGCTTGCGAAAGCAGGAGATGCCTGTGCTTGGCGATGTAATTGCAGAACTGAACAAAATTACTGGCAGCGATGATGCCGATGTTAACCAGTTGGCCGAAGTGATTCTGCGCGACCCCAATCTTACTTCGCAAGTCCTGCGTATTGCCAATAGCGTTTTTTATAACTACAACAAAGTTCAAATAAATACCGTAAGTCGTGCAATAGTGCTGATTGGTCTAAAGGGCGTGCGGGCTATCTGCATTTCGCTGTTGGTTATGGAGTCGTTGTTGGGTGACAACCCGCAGGAGCGTTTGCTTAAGCTGGTAGCACAAGGATTTCACGCTGCGACTCAGGCGAGAAACCTCGTCGAAACCGTTGATGAAAAAGCCGCCGAGGAAGCCTTTATTGCAGGTCTTCTGTTCAACCTTGGTGAAATGGCGTTTTGGGCCTCAGAAGCAGCAAATGCCGATCACCCTGGTCTGTTTAGTGATAACGCTCAGGAGCGTCGTGCCGCCATGGAAGATGTGCTGGGTACCTCTTTTAAATCCATAACCCGCGAGCTGGCGAAACACTGGAAACTCGGTGAAACACTGGAGCAGGCGCTCTATCCAAAAAGTGAGCGCAGTCAGAAAGTCAACGCAGTGATTGTGGGCGAACGCTTGAGTCGGGCGGCGCTCTACGGCTGGAGCAGCCCCCAGGTTAAGAAAGTGCTCCGTGAAGTCATGGAATATACCGGTCAGGACGCCGAGCACGCTTTACTTATGGTGAAAGAGGGCGCCGATCAAGCTGCCGAAGTGGCTCTGAGTTACGGGGTATCGGAGGCCTGTCCGTTGATCCCTACATCACAAAAATTATCGGCAGAGAGCCCAAGGGAACCACCAAGTAAAATGCTCAAAGGCGATGCTATGGTGCAGCTTAATATATTGCGAGACCTTTCAACCGCCACCGTCGACAAGGTGGATGTGAACACCATTTTTCAGATGGTGTTGGAAGGCATGCATCGCGGTATAGGCTTGGAGCGCGTTGCCTTCGCGTTTATTGACAAACACAAATTGAAAGCGCGCTATGTGCTCGGAGAAAGCACCGAACAGTGGCGCAGTAATTTTCTAATCGACATCGGCCCATACAGTGACAATGTTTTCACGCAAGCCATTGAAACTGGCGGCTGCCATTGGTACACCGCAGAAACCATCGCTGCAAAGCCACAGCTTTACAATACCGAGATCTCCCGAATTATTGGTAAATTTCCTTCTATGGTTGGTGTGCTGCAAGTAGACAATCGCAAGGTTGGCTTATTTTATGCCGACCGTTGGACCTTCGGCGGCAAGATAAGCGAAGACCAGTTCGAGAGTTTCAAGCACTTCAATTCCCAGGCTCAGGTGAGCCTGAATATATTGAAATCAAAACACTAG